In the Haloferula helveola genome, one interval contains:
- a CDS encoding TIM barrel protein has protein sequence MPDRRAFLGTLAASALPLSRTLAAEEKPKGIRQVIAAWPFFSAAKWSPADLVHHAKALGVAGVELFPIEEWPLLKEAGLVCAATKSHTFVRGMNHKGHHAECFDALTKAIVATGEWGFPNVMTFTGMADTSDQPNGGVVDPEEGMRNCIEGYKKMAALAEKHKVSMVLEPLNSRVAEDMKGHPGYQGDHIDYCMEIVRAVSSPGLKILFDAYHIQIMDGDLIRRFEKYAEFVGHVQVAGNPGRGYLGPDQEIHYPALMKTILKSGYSGYVGHEWIPGENPLEELKQSIEACNV, from the coding sequence ATGCCTGACCGACGCGCTTTTCTGGGAACCCTCGCCGCCTCCGCACTGCCGCTTTCCCGGACCCTCGCCGCGGAGGAAAAGCCGAAGGGAATCCGGCAGGTGATCGCCGCATGGCCGTTCTTCAGCGCCGCCAAATGGAGTCCAGCCGACCTCGTCCACCACGCCAAGGCACTCGGCGTCGCCGGTGTCGAACTGTTCCCGATCGAAGAATGGCCGCTTCTCAAAGAAGCCGGGCTCGTTTGCGCAGCCACCAAATCGCACACCTTCGTCCGTGGCATGAACCACAAGGGTCATCATGCGGAATGTTTCGACGCGCTGACCAAGGCGATCGTCGCCACCGGTGAGTGGGGCTTTCCCAACGTGATGACCTTTACTGGCATGGCCGACACCTCCGACCAACCGAACGGCGGCGTGGTCGACCCCGAAGAAGGCATGCGCAACTGCATCGAGGGCTACAAGAAGATGGCCGCCCTCGCAGAGAAACACAAAGTCTCGATGGTGCTCGAGCCGCTCAATTCGCGGGTCGCCGAAGACATGAAAGGCCACCCCGGTTACCAAGGCGACCACATCGACTACTGCATGGAGATCGTTCGTGCCGTCTCCTCGCCCGGACTGAAGATCCTTTTCGACGCCTACCACATCCAGATCATGGACGGCGACCTGATCCGTCGCTTCGAGAAGTATGCGGAGTTCGTCGGTCACGTTCAGGTGGCCGGTAATCCGGGCCGGGGATATCTGGGGCCGGACCAGGAGATCCACTACCCCGCCTTGATGAAGACCATCCTCAAGTCCGGCTACTCCGGTTACGTCGGACACGAATGGATCCCCGGCGAAAACCCCCTGGAGGAACTCAAGCAATCGATCGAAGCCTGCAACGTCTGA
- a CDS encoding nuclear transport factor 2 family protein has protein sequence MRLGFMLVPALALASCSRPAATERKPTEAEMNAINDALVAAYVAEDVTTLRDMLSDRHIHNNVFGTRLTKDEFLSDIETGILQFESYETPEIEWFLDTDLAVATGTIHAKAIRDGNPVPADTFTFTRVFARENGAWKVLLFQNTMVRSQPGP, from the coding sequence ATGAGACTTGGATTCATGCTCGTCCCGGCGCTCGCGCTGGCATCCTGCTCCCGCCCCGCAGCGACCGAACGGAAACCCACCGAAGCGGAGATGAATGCGATCAACGACGCGCTCGTCGCCGCCTACGTCGCGGAGGATGTCACGACGCTCCGCGACATGCTCTCCGACCGACATATCCACAACAACGTGTTCGGCACGCGCCTGACCAAGGACGAATTCCTCAGCGACATCGAAACAGGCATCCTGCAATTCGAGTCGTACGAAACACCCGAGATCGAGTGGTTCCTCGACACCGACCTCGCGGTCGCCACCGGCACGATCCACGCCAAGGCGATCCGCGACGGGAATCCGGTGCCGGCGGACACCTTCACCTTCACGAGGGTCTTCGCGCGCGAAAACGGCGCGTGGAAGGTGCTCCTGTTCCAAAACACGATGGTCCGCTCCCAACCGGGCCCGTGA
- a CDS encoding DUF1592 domain-containing protein, with the protein MRRIPCCILLGLAGFLPAQEPAVSGQAIYAEHCASCHGKDGEGNPDEVDEPLYGERTLESLARYIDRKMPEGEPELLDAAESQRVADYIYGTFYSAEARAKRQPLPEAAFARLTNRQFRESVADLLGSFGKPTQPGEGRGLRAQYFDSDGMNKKARKALEREDRALAFDFGEGPPLEGMKADQFSIAWEGSLLAPATGWYEFKVATPNGARLYLNGDQQEGDGNFRDDSGAKRQPAFIDSWVSSGAEVREKTARMFLLGGRAYPIRLDYFKYKDKRGMVRLEWKSPRGEWEVLRAPYLSPSRAVRVGVVSTRFPADDASEGYERGTGISKDWHEATTKAAIEVANQVVSRLPHLSRVPDNDPERARKLKSFIATFAERAFRRPLDEETRRLYVDRAFADGTPPDRAVKRAVILILKSPRFLYPELGAEKDAFTVATRLALAAWDSLPDRELFEAAKAGRLGSHDQVLAQSRRLMADPRAKAKANEFFQRWLKLDAEGDLRKDPEAFPEFDAELVADLRRSLELFVERVVWSEKSDYRELLQADYLLFNDRLAKFYGVQVPEGGGFQPVKFDATQRAGVITHPYVLARLAHPDATSPIHRGVFVTRNLLGGLLKPPPEAIAFENHKFDPKMTMREKVAELTRDANCMTCHETINPLGFTLENFDAVGRYRTTEGDRAIDPEADYHTLEGETLRLRGPRDLADHAATSAGARRGFIRQLLQYELKQNPAVYGHDTLTRLENSFTKSGQNVRNLLVEITAMAARHGIPDPDQARR; encoded by the coding sequence ATGCGTCGGATTCCCTGCTGCATTCTGCTGGGCCTCGCGGGCTTTCTGCCCGCGCAGGAGCCGGCGGTATCGGGTCAGGCGATCTATGCGGAGCATTGCGCTTCCTGCCACGGCAAGGACGGCGAGGGGAATCCCGACGAGGTCGACGAGCCTCTCTACGGCGAGCGCACCTTGGAGTCGCTGGCCCGCTACATCGACCGCAAGATGCCCGAGGGCGAGCCGGAGCTTCTCGACGCCGCGGAGTCGCAGCGGGTAGCGGACTACATCTACGGCACGTTTTATTCGGCAGAGGCAAGGGCGAAACGGCAGCCGCTTCCCGAGGCGGCATTCGCGCGATTGACCAACCGTCAGTTCCGCGAGTCGGTCGCCGATTTGCTGGGGAGCTTCGGCAAGCCGACGCAGCCGGGCGAAGGCCGCGGACTCAGGGCGCAGTACTTCGATTCGGACGGGATGAACAAGAAGGCGCGCAAGGCGCTCGAGCGCGAGGATCGCGCTTTGGCCTTCGACTTCGGTGAGGGACCGCCGCTCGAGGGGATGAAGGCGGACCAGTTCTCGATCGCGTGGGAAGGATCGCTGCTCGCGCCGGCCACCGGGTGGTATGAGTTCAAGGTGGCCACACCGAATGGCGCGCGGCTCTACCTCAACGGCGACCAGCAGGAGGGTGACGGGAATTTCCGCGACGACAGCGGTGCCAAGCGCCAGCCGGCATTCATCGACAGTTGGGTCAGCTCCGGCGCCGAAGTGCGTGAGAAGACCGCGAGGATGTTCCTGCTCGGCGGGCGCGCCTATCCGATCCGGCTCGACTACTTCAAATACAAGGACAAGCGGGGGATGGTCCGGCTCGAGTGGAAGTCGCCTCGTGGAGAGTGGGAGGTTCTGCGGGCGCCGTATCTGTCACCGTCGAGGGCGGTCCGGGTCGGAGTGGTCAGCACCCGCTTTCCCGCCGATGATGCCAGCGAGGGCTACGAGCGTGGCACCGGAATTTCGAAGGACTGGCACGAGGCCACGACCAAGGCCGCGATCGAAGTGGCGAACCAGGTAGTCTCACGACTGCCGCACCTGAGCCGCGTGCCGGACAACGACCCCGAGCGGGCTCGGAAACTCAAGTCGTTCATTGCGACCTTCGCCGAGCGTGCCTTCCGGCGTCCGCTGGACGAGGAAACGCGCCGGCTCTACGTCGATCGTGCCTTCGCCGATGGCACGCCGCCGGATCGCGCGGTGAAGCGCGCTGTGATCCTGATCCTCAAGTCGCCGCGCTTTCTCTACCCCGAGCTGGGAGCGGAGAAGGATGCCTTCACGGTGGCGACGCGGCTGGCATTGGCGGCTTGGGATTCCTTGCCGGACCGCGAGCTGTTCGAGGCGGCGAAGGCAGGCCGGCTCGGGTCACATGATCAGGTGCTCGCCCAGTCGCGCCGGCTGATGGCCGACCCCCGGGCCAAGGCGAAGGCGAACGAGTTCTTCCAACGCTGGCTGAAGCTGGATGCGGAGGGGGACTTGCGGAAGGATCCCGAGGCGTTTCCGGAGTTCGATGCCGAGCTGGTGGCCGACCTGCGGCGCTCGCTCGAGTTGTTCGTGGAACGCGTGGTCTGGAGCGAAAAGTCCGATTACCGCGAGCTGCTTCAGGCCGACTATCTCCTCTTCAATGATCGGCTGGCGAAATTCTACGGGGTGCAGGTCCCGGAAGGTGGCGGGTTCCAGCCGGTCAAGTTCGATGCCACGCAGCGAGCCGGAGTGATCACGCATCCCTATGTGCTGGCGCGGCTTGCCCACCCGGACGCCACATCGCCGATCCACCGCGGGGTGTTCGTCACCCGCAACCTGCTTGGTGGTTTGCTCAAGCCGCCGCCGGAAGCGATAGCCTTCGAGAACCACAAGTTCGACCCGAAGATGACGATGCGCGAGAAGGTCGCGGAATTGACCCGCGACGCGAACTGCATGACCTGTCACGAGACGATCAACCCGCTTGGCTTCACGCTGGAGAACTTCGATGCGGTGGGTCGCTACCGGACGACCGAGGGTGACCGCGCGATTGACCCCGAGGCCGACTACCACACGCTGGAAGGCGAGACGCTGCGGCTGCGTGGACCGCGGGATTTGGCCGACCACGCCGCGACTTCGGCCGGTGCCCGCCGGGGATTCATCCGCCAGCTTCTCCAGTATGAGCTGAAGCAGAATCCCGCCGTGTATGGCCACGATACGCTGACCAGGCTCGAGAACTCCTTCACCAAGTCCGGACAGAACGTCCGCAATCTGCTCGTTGAAATCACCGCGATGGCCGCCCGCCATGGCATTCCCGACCCCGACCAAGCCCGTCGATGA